A single genomic interval of Candidatus Methylomirabilota bacterium harbors:
- a CDS encoding tripartite tricarboxylate transporter TctB family protein — MARRDAVAAAALLLFAVVAAFESARLLPFGVVRNPGPGFFPWWMSLALGFLALVLLGLSLLVRAAPQLDEQRGRFLKVAGVLAVLALYSLALDVIGYPIATFFFVLFMLRVTEPQRWPLALGMALLAAGGSYVVFAVWLDVPLPAGLFAR, encoded by the coding sequence ATGGCCAGACGCGACGCGGTCGCGGCGGCGGCGCTGCTGCTCTTCGCCGTCGTCGCGGCCTTCGAGTCCGCGCGGCTCCTGCCCTTCGGCGTCGTCCGGAACCCCGGGCCCGGCTTCTTCCCCTGGTGGATGAGCCTGGCCCTGGGGTTTCTCGCGCTCGTGCTCCTCGGCCTGTCGCTGCTGGTGCGTGCGGCGCCCCAGCTCGACGAGCAGCGGGGCCGTTTCCTCAAGGTCGCGGGCGTCCTCGCCGTCCTCGCCCTCTATTCTCTCGCCCTGGACGTGATCGGCTACCCGATCGCCACCTTCTTCTTCGTGCTCTTCATGCTCCGGGTGACCGAGCCCCAGCGCTGGCCGCTGGCGCTGGGGATGGCGCTGCTCGCCGCCGGCGGATCGTACGTGGTCTTCGCGGTCTGGCTCGACGTGCCGCTGCCCGCCGGCCTCTTCGCGCGCTGA
- a CDS encoding tripartite tricarboxylate transporter permease produces the protein MDILGSLAQGFAVAATPINLLYCFLGALIGTAIGVLPGLGPPATIALLLPVTYGIAPTSAVILLAGIFYGAMYGGSTTSILLNIPGEAASVVTCLDGYQMARQGRAGAALAVSAIGSFVAGTLGIIGLMLLAPPLANFALKFGATENTALLVLGLMMVGYLGGGSMTKGLLMAALGLLLGTVGLDPIVGSPRFTYGVFKLAEGFQFILVAMGLFGIGEVLVNVERSIKPEVLQTKIKGLLGSREEWRQATAPLARGSLLGFLIGVLPGGGAIISSFISYALEKRLSRHPERFGRGAIEGVAAPEAANNAAATSSFIPLLTLGIPGNASIALIFAALLIHGIRPGPLLIQERPEIFWGLIASMYLGNAMLLVLNLPLIRLWVKLLQVPYPLLAPFIVVFVLVGAYSVNNSATDVGFTVIFGLLGYLMRKFEFEPAPLVLAMILGPQLEASLRRSLIYSRGDLLVFFERPISATLLALALLMVLSPLIRRLLQRKFWEIVGPVPEK, from the coding sequence ATGGACATCCTGGGCAGCCTGGCCCAAGGGTTCGCGGTCGCCGCCACGCCGATCAACCTGCTCTACTGCTTCCTCGGCGCGCTGATCGGCACGGCGATCGGCGTGCTGCCCGGGCTCGGCCCCCCGGCGACGATCGCGCTCCTCCTGCCCGTCACCTACGGCATCGCGCCGACGTCAGCCGTCATCCTGCTGGCGGGCATCTTCTATGGCGCCATGTACGGAGGCTCGACGACGTCGATCCTGCTCAACATTCCGGGTGAGGCGGCGTCGGTCGTCACCTGCCTCGACGGCTACCAGATGGCCCGCCAGGGGCGGGCCGGCGCCGCGCTGGCCGTCTCCGCCATCGGTTCGTTCGTGGCCGGCACCCTCGGCATCATCGGGCTCATGCTGCTGGCGCCGCCGCTCGCCAACTTCGCGCTCAAGTTCGGAGCGACCGAGAACACCGCGCTGCTGGTGCTGGGGCTCATGATGGTCGGCTATCTCGGCGGGGGCTCGATGACCAAGGGCCTTCTGATGGCCGCCCTGGGGCTCCTGCTCGGCACCGTGGGGCTCGACCCGATCGTGGGCAGCCCCCGGTTCACCTACGGGGTCTTCAAGCTCGCGGAGGGCTTCCAGTTCATCCTGGTCGCGATGGGCCTCTTCGGGATCGGCGAGGTGCTCGTGAACGTCGAGCGCTCGATCAAGCCGGAGGTCCTCCAGACGAAGATCAAGGGGTTGCTGGGGAGCCGGGAGGAGTGGCGGCAGGCGACGGCGCCGCTCGCGCGCGGCTCCCTGCTCGGGTTCCTGATCGGGGTGCTGCCCGGCGGGGGCGCCATCATCTCGTCGTTCATTTCCTACGCGCTCGAGAAGAGGCTCTCGCGGCATCCCGAGCGCTTCGGGCGGGGCGCCATCGAGGGTGTGGCCGCGCCGGAGGCGGCCAACAACGCGGCCGCCACCAGCTCGTTCATCCCGCTCCTGACCCTCGGCATCCCCGGTAACGCGTCGATCGCCCTCATCTTCGCCGCGCTCCTGATCCACGGCATCCGGCCGGGGCCGCTGCTCATCCAGGAGCGGCCGGAGATCTTCTGGGGCCTGATCGCCTCGATGTACCTCGGCAACGCGATGCTGCTGGTCCTCAACCTGCCGCTGATCCGGCTCTGGGTGAAGCTGCTCCAGGTCCCGTACCCGCTGCTGGCGCCGTTCATCGTCGTCTTCGTGCTGGTGGGCGCCTACAGCGTCAACAACAGCGCGACCGACGTCGGCTTCACCGTGATCTTCGGGCTCCTCGGGTACCTGATGCGAAAGTTCGAGTTCGAGCCGGCGCCGCTGGTGCTGGCCATGATCCTGGGGCCGCAGCTGGAGGCCTCGCTCCGCCGGTCGCTGATCTATTCGCGCGGCGATCTGCTGGTGTTCTTCGAACGCCCCATCTCGGCGACGCTGCTCGCGCTGGCACTCCTGATGGTGCTTTCGCCCTTGATCCGCCGGCTGCTCCAGCGCAAGTTCTGGGAGATCGTGGGGCCGGTGCCGGAGAAATGA
- a CDS encoding Gfo/Idh/MocA family oxidoreductase, translated as MKRIQIGIIGTGWIGEIRAKVCAAHPLVESLHLAEIDEAKLARVAKETGARTATTDYRELLRRREIDAIIVSTTPETTHYPFTRDCLLARKHTFLEKPMGLELKEADELMKLARAANLKLTIGYTQRFNPKYAYVKKCLEDGTLGRPVTALVSRNVSRSIGHKIGGRVRLSPAVMEATHDLDFILWCLLPARPVRVYSEAVFRIMEHEHGVPDCQWIVVTMDDGTVFTIGAGWALPPGYPHFSVATIEFVATEGALLIDDSHRDIVLNTMQKGMVLPLSTMPGEQVRHVYQGPMEAETVHFIEAVALDRPLLVTPEQARQVMEVTLAADLSAERHAPVSLPLDGV; from the coding sequence ATGAAGCGCATCCAGATCGGGATCATCGGGACGGGGTGGATCGGCGAGATCAGGGCCAAGGTGTGCGCGGCGCACCCGCTGGTGGAGAGCCTGCACCTGGCCGAGATCGACGAGGCGAAGCTCGCGCGCGTGGCCAAGGAGACGGGCGCCCGCACCGCGACCACCGACTACCGCGAGCTGCTCCGCCGCCGGGAGATCGACGCCATCATCGTGTCCACCACGCCCGAGACGACCCATTACCCGTTCACGCGGGACTGCCTGCTGGCCCGCAAGCACACCTTCCTCGAGAAGCCCATGGGCCTCGAGCTGAAGGAGGCCGACGAGCTCATGAAGCTGGCCCGCGCGGCCAACCTCAAGCTCACCATCGGCTACACGCAGCGCTTCAACCCCAAGTACGCCTACGTCAAGAAGTGCCTGGAGGACGGCACCCTGGGCCGGCCGGTCACCGCGCTGGTGAGCCGGAACGTGTCGCGCTCGATCGGGCACAAGATCGGCGGGCGCGTGCGGCTGTCCCCCGCGGTGATGGAGGCCACCCACGATCTCGACTTCATCCTCTGGTGCCTCCTGCCCGCCCGCCCGGTGCGCGTCTACTCCGAGGCGGTCTTCCGCATCATGGAGCACGAGCACGGCGTGCCCGACTGCCAGTGGATCGTCGTCACCATGGACGACGGCACCGTCTTCACCATCGGCGCCGGGTGGGCGCTGCCGCCGGGATACCCGCACTTCTCCGTGGCGACGATCGAGTTCGTGGCGACCGAAGGCGCGTTGCTCATCGACGACAGCCACCGCGACATCGTGCTCAACACGATGCAGAAGGGCATGGTACTGCCGCTCTCCACGATGCCCGGCGAGCAGGTCCGTCACGTCTATCAGGGCCCCATGGAGGCCGAGACGGTCCACTTCATCGAGGCGGTCGCCCTCGACCGCCCGCTGCTGGTGACGCCCGAGCAGGCGCGGCAGGTGATGGAGGTGACGCTGGCCGCCGACCTCTCGGCCGAGCGTCACGCGCCGGTCAGCCTCCCCCTCGATGGGGTCTGA
- a CDS encoding tripartite tricarboxylate transporter substrate binding protein, translating to MLRYRMSVLLAVALALIGVPAAASAQEFPTKPIELVIPFGPGGSHDLTARAVASVAHQYLGQPLLVVLKPGGGGAVGSQHVIRSKPDGYTLLFGGSGPNTTFALVQKAPVGPDQFTPVARINYSAPLLAVRADAPWKSLRELVDHAKKNPGKLNFANSGPWGAADLPMRMLAKAAGFEYNNIPHDGGGPSMLAVLGGHADATFGFTAQLVPQIAAGKMRVLAVTDVKRHPDLPNVPTVKEEGYDVVFTMWRSVLAPKGTPQAILDKLETAFKKLSEDRSFKALIKSLGDEVHFQGGKDFEKTWADEWEQHSRVASGAK from the coding sequence ATGTTGAGATACCGGATGTCCGTGCTCCTGGCGGTCGCGCTGGCGCTGATCGGCGTCCCCGCCGCCGCGTCGGCCCAGGAGTTCCCCACGAAGCCCATCGAGCTGGTGATCCCGTTCGGTCCCGGCGGCTCACACGACCTGACGGCGCGGGCCGTGGCCAGCGTGGCCCACCAGTACCTCGGCCAGCCGCTGCTGGTCGTGCTCAAGCCGGGCGGCGGGGGTGCCGTCGGCTCCCAGCACGTCATCCGGTCGAAGCCGGACGGCTATACGCTGCTGTTTGGCGGCAGCGGTCCCAACACCACCTTCGCCCTCGTGCAAAAGGCGCCCGTCGGCCCCGATCAGTTCACGCCGGTGGCGCGGATCAACTACAGCGCGCCGCTCCTGGCGGTCCGGGCCGACGCGCCCTGGAAGTCGCTCCGCGAGCTCGTCGACCACGCGAAGAAGAATCCGGGCAAGCTCAACTTCGCCAACAGCGGGCCGTGGGGCGCCGCCGACCTGCCCATGCGCATGCTCGCCAAGGCGGCTGGCTTCGAGTACAACAACATCCCGCACGACGGCGGCGGGCCGTCCATGCTGGCCGTCCTCGGCGGCCACGCCGACGCGACGTTCGGCTTCACCGCCCAGCTGGTGCCCCAGATCGCGGCGGGGAAGATGCGGGTCCTCGCCGTCACCGACGTCAAGCGGCATCCCGACCTCCCGAACGTCCCCACGGTGAAAGAGGAGGGGTACGACGTCGTCTTCACCATGTGGCGGTCGGTGCTGGCACCGAAGGGCACCCCGCAGGCGATTCTCGACAAGCTCGAGACCGCCTTCAAGAAGCTCAGCGAGGATCGATCCTTCAAGGCCCTGATCAAGAGCCTCGGCGACGAGGTGCACTTCCAAGGGGGCAAGGACTTCGAGAAGACCTGGGCCGATGAGTGGGAGCAGCATTCCAGGGTAGCCTCCGGCGCCAAGTAG